A portion of the Sulfuricurvum kujiense DSM 16994 genome contains these proteins:
- a CDS encoding cache domain-containing protein, producing the protein MERWVGLLSNKKVIASVFLVIMAILGIVLWQLEKKVTSQTLERLSDQLSLAINNQLEKERSSALRYALILSQNTALSDALERDDEDKGFKILSEGMESIKVHTDSLIRSQVITSDYVIFARSWDNSYAGMPLEFHRPDLLYFQNHKNPRSAIEVGRKLGVKATVPVYRDDKMLGFVEVVSFFESTQEYFDRLGIDMYVLMDVRFYDTAVFMQENPTIAKEYILANPKYTQSDLKLLNGIDFKTLKHTHVVFSGGRYLFFEPMKNGEGETIGAFVFSLSPKQINAYAHSDEEDISFLIHLSRNELYDVMIKKSLDDGLFQSVYDKELLYLKDTVAPEDRELFVQEAHERLDAYSKEELIGIMLNYKVTKEIKGEIR; encoded by the coding sequence ATGGAACGCTGGGTAGGGCTTCTTTCCAATAAAAAAGTCATTGCTTCCGTCTTTTTAGTCATTATGGCGATATTGGGAATCGTATTGTGGCAGCTGGAGAAAAAGGTAACTTCGCAGACACTGGAACGTTTGAGTGACCAACTCTCCTTGGCCATTAACAATCAGCTTGAAAAAGAGCGCTCCAGCGCATTGCGTTATGCATTGATCCTTTCTCAAAATACAGCCCTGAGCGATGCATTGGAACGAGACGATGAGGATAAAGGATTTAAAATCCTCTCGGAGGGGATGGAATCGATCAAAGTGCATACCGACTCACTGATCCGCTCTCAGGTTATTACCTCCGACTACGTGATTTTCGCCCGCAGCTGGGATAATTCGTATGCCGGGATGCCGCTGGAGTTTCACCGTCCCGATCTGCTCTATTTTCAAAACCATAAAAACCCCCGCTCCGCTATCGAAGTGGGACGAAAGCTGGGGGTTAAAGCGACGGTTCCGGTCTATCGAGATGACAAAATGCTCGGATTTGTGGAGGTTGTATCGTTTTTCGAATCGACGCAGGAGTATTTTGACCGTCTCGGGATCGATATGTATGTCCTGATGGATGTGAGATTTTACGATACGGCGGTGTTTATGCAGGAAAACCCTACCATCGCAAAAGAGTATATTCTTGCCAATCCGAAGTACACCCAGAGCGATTTGAAACTTTTAAACGGGATCGACTTTAAAACGCTGAAACATACGCACGTTGTTTTCAGCGGAGGGCGATATCTATTTTTCGAACCGATGAAAAACGGGGAAGGGGAGACGATCGGTGCGTTCGTTTTTTCCCTCTCCCCGAAGCAGATCAATGCCTATGCCCACTCCGATGAAGAGGATATTTCGTTTCTTATCCACCTTTCGCGCAACGAACTTTATGATGTGATGATAAAAAAATCGCTGGATGACGGACTGTTTCAAAGCGTATACGATAAAGAGCTGCTCTACCTCAAAGATACGGTTGCCCCTGAAGATCGGGAACTGTTTGTGCAAGAGGCCCATGAACGCCTCGATGCGTATTCAAAAGAGGAATTGATCGGAATCATGCTAAATTACAAGGTAACCAAAGAGATTAAAGGGGAGATACGATGA
- the flhB gene encoding flagellar biosynthesis protein FlhB codes for MADDQEKTEEPTAKKLEDARAEGNVPKSQDVVGVVVLFVSILAVLMMFTFIADRMLHLSQYYFSLMRQPLDRELMVDLAVVTMKEFLIMALPVSIIVAVAGVFGTVAQIGFNFTTKPLTPNFSKLDPIKGFANLFTLQKGLESIKITLKSFTALGIGFLYFWYFVEELPTVALFTLQDQMGWLRDKAIVLASVMLLIIFVYAVIDLFLVRKHYFDKLKMSLQEIKDEMKNMEGDPHIKAKIRQIQMQAARKRMMTSVPTADVVITNPTHYAVAIVYDENKHNAPVVVAKGVDNMAIQIKKVARENGVHIVQNPPLARSLYKEVDIDHPIPDMLFAAVAEVLAYVYKMGKKRKGNS; via the coding sequence GTGGCAGACGATCAAGAAAAGACCGAAGAACCCACCGCCAAGAAGCTCGAAGATGCCCGAGCCGAAGGGAACGTCCCCAAAAGTCAGGATGTTGTAGGGGTCGTTGTCCTTTTTGTCTCCATTTTGGCGGTTTTAATGATGTTTACGTTTATCGCCGATCGGATGCTTCATCTTTCCCAGTATTATTTTTCTTTGATGCGTCAGCCTCTGGACCGTGAATTGATGGTTGATTTGGCGGTAGTAACGATGAAAGAGTTCCTCATCATGGCACTTCCTGTTTCAATCATCGTAGCCGTTGCGGGAGTGTTCGGAACGGTAGCCCAGATCGGATTTAATTTTACGACAAAACCTCTGACACCCAACTTTTCCAAACTCGATCCGATCAAAGGATTCGCCAACCTTTTTACCCTCCAAAAAGGGCTTGAGTCGATCAAAATAACATTGAAGTCTTTTACGGCACTCGGGATCGGATTTCTCTATTTTTGGTATTTCGTTGAAGAACTTCCCACCGTTGCGCTGTTTACGCTACAAGATCAGATGGGATGGCTTAGGGACAAAGCGATCGTTCTGGCTTCGGTCATGCTTCTCATTATTTTTGTTTATGCCGTTATCGATCTTTTTTTGGTACGGAAACACTATTTTGACAAATTGAAAATGTCGCTTCAAGAGATCAAAGACGAGATGAAAAATATGGAAGGGGATCCGCATATCAAGGCGAAGATCCGTCAGATCCAGATGCAGGCGGCGAGAAAACGGATGATGACTTCGGTACCGACCGCCGATGTCGTTATTACCAACCCGACCCATTACGCGGTGGCGATCGTGTATGATGAAAACAAGCATAATGCTCCGGTAGTAGTAGCCAAAGGGGTGGACAATATGGCGATTCAAATCAAAAAGGTAGCGAGAGAAAACGGTGTCCACATCGTTCAGAATCCGCCGTTGGCACGATCTCTTTACAAAGAGGTAGATATCGATCATCCGATACCCGATATGTTGTTTGCCGCCGTTGCCGAGGTCCTTGCATATGTCTATAAAATGGGCAAAAAACGGAAAGGAAATAGCTGA
- the nadC gene encoding carboxylating nicotinate-nucleotide diphosphorylase has translation MIEQFIREVLAEDVGRGDLYARVSDAVSASAKIIAKSDGVIAGEAYLKVLAEIEKFNIIWHKHDGDRFVKGEVLMELSGDSHTLLRIERTLLNMLLHASSIATLTRKYVDLIAPYGTKLLDTRKTRPLLRNFEKYATRIGGATNHRMGLDDALMLKDTHLKTITNLESFMEEARKKIPFTSKIEIEAEDFEMAAHAMRCGADIVMCDNMTVEQLTEVVKYKWEHHSGVLLEASGNITLETIEAYAASGVDAISTGALIHQANWIDMSMKMD, from the coding sequence ATGATCGAACAATTTATCCGTGAAGTCTTGGCCGAAGATGTAGGGCGTGGGGATCTATACGCACGGGTATCCGATGCGGTGAGCGCCAGTGCGAAGATTATCGCCAAAAGTGACGGAGTGATTGCGGGAGAAGCATATCTGAAGGTATTGGCGGAGATCGAGAAATTTAACATCATATGGCACAAGCATGATGGCGATCGATTTGTAAAAGGGGAGGTATTGATGGAGTTGAGCGGCGATTCCCATACCCTTCTTCGGATCGAGCGGACTCTTCTAAACATGCTTCTTCATGCCAGTTCCATTGCGACACTGACCCGCAAATACGTCGATTTGATCGCACCGTACGGGACGAAACTCCTCGACACCCGTAAAACCCGTCCGCTCTTGCGCAATTTTGAAAAATACGCCACCCGTATCGGGGGGGCGACAAACCACAGAATGGGGCTGGACGATGCGCTGATGCTCAAAGACACCCACCTCAAAACGATCACGAATTTGGAAAGTTTTATGGAAGAGGCGCGTAAAAAAATCCCCTTTACCTCCAAAATCGAGATCGAGGCCGAAGATTTCGAGATGGCGGCCCATGCGATGCGTTGCGGCGCCGATATCGTCATGTGCGACAACATGACCGTCGAACAGCTTACTGAAGTCGTTAAATACAAATGGGAACACCACAGCGGCGTATTACTCGAAGCGAGCGGAAATATCACCTTAGAGACGATCGAAGCGTATGCTGCGAGCGGAGTCGATGCGATCAGTACGGGTGCTCTTATCCATCAAGCGAATTGGATTGATATGTCCATGAAAATGGATTAA